In Desulforegula conservatrix Mb1Pa, the sequence CCCCAGAATTATATAGGTAAAAGGCAGTTTATGCATTCTGACTAAAACATCGCCTGGATTTTTCTGTTGGCCTCATTAACCTTGAGTCTAAGAAAACCTAAAGAAACATCTTTGCTGAATATTGTTATCAAAAGCAAGTCCTGGGTAACCTTGCTAAAATGAATGCTGTCTGTTTCACCCTTGTGAAATAGGAGGGAAAATTCCTGCTCTCCTATTATGTTTGCCATAGCGCTTACAGCACCAAAGTTACCTGCTGCAAGGGCTGCCAGTGAATATACGTCATGATTTGTCTTGCCATTGTCAAGATTAACAATGACATTACCGGCAAGATCTATCAGTATTACACTTTGAACGCCAAGCTCGATCAGCTCCTCTTCAAGGATCTGTTCAATTTTGTCGAGTTGTTTTTTATCCAGCTCAAGCGTGAAATCCATAAGCTTTCCTTTTTTGCCCTTTTAAGTTGATGCCCATCAGAAACTTTAACAGATTTTGATTATTAATGTATATCAGGTTAACTAACAAGATACAGTTTTGATTTTTCTTTAAGGATCCTTTCATAACATGAATATTTCAAATTACTAAGAGGATTCTGGAAAAGTAAGGATATAATCCTATAGCGTATTTGTTTTTTGAAATCAATCCCATAATAACAGCGTCAATCTGTGGGTTTAAACCTCATGATTTCAAACACTGTTTTGATAAATATTCATTTTTTTCTGCTTTGTTATCTTAATTTTGATGGACTCGCAAAAAGTTAAAAAATGGCTTTTGCGTCATGCCGGACTTGATCAGTCACCCATTGTTTTCAATTAGTTCCGGATTTCGGCTGTTATTTTGGCGTCTGAAATGAAAATTAAGCAGGTATACTATTGGCGCTGGGGGATGTGATTTGCAATCATTCATGGAATGAATGACAGGCGAAGTATGTGATCAAAACTATATTATGACAAATTCTTGTATCAGGGACTTGGCTGACTTGCCCAATTTTTTTTATCAATTCCCTGATTCATGATTTTTCATGAAAGACCGTAAATTTTTTTAGGGCATAAAAATTTTCTATATTGTTTCCATTTATGATACCAGCCCCTTTTTTTTGTCGTAAGCCTGTCTGATTTTATCCAGAAGATCGTGGAGGGGAGCCGGCTTCATTACATAGTCAAATGCCCCTAGCTGCATGCCTTTTATTCCAAAATCAACAGATGCATGGCCTGTAAGCATTATCACCTCTATCTGGGGATTTTTAGCCTTGATACGTCTTAAGGTTTCTATGCCGTCCATTCCAGGCATTTTTACATCGAGCACAATCACATCAAAGACATTATCATTGATAAGCTCAAGTGCCTTTTTACCGTCTTCGGCTCCTTCGGCAACAATTTTTCTGCTTTTTAGTCTTTTTACGATTGTTTCTCTGAAATCATCTTCATCATCAACTATCAAGACCTTGAATTCATCCATGTAATCACCCTTGATTTGCAGGCAGCACAATAGTAAATACCGTGCCGATTCCTTCATTGCTGTTCACCTTTATCTTTCCACCAAGTTTTTCAATGATGCTGTATGATATGGAAAGTCCAAGGCCTGTACCTTTGCCAACTTCTTTTGTCGTAAAGAAGGGGTCGAAAATTTTGTTCATTATAGCTTTCGGGATTCCTGGCCCTGTATCAGCGATGGATATGAGGGCTTCACAGGCCTGCTCGTCAAAATCTGTTGACACAGTTATTGATCCTTCATGATCTATGGCATCAAAGGCATTGTTCAAAAGATTAAGAACAACCTGCTGTAATTGGGACAGATCACTCGTAATTACAGGAACATCATCCGAGAAGTTCTTTATTATTTCAATATTCATGAATTTTGCTTCATTTTCGAGGAATCCTGTTGTTTCGTCAAGCATTCTGTTGACATCTACCTTTTCTCGCGCAGGCTCCATTCTTCTTGCAAAACCAAGAAGCCGGTGTGTCACCTTTCTTGCTCTTTCTACGTGCAATTCTATTTTATCAACAGCTTCGGAGAATTCCTGGAAATTTTCGCTTTTAGCTATGTCTTCTTCCATGATCAGGTCTTTTATCCAGCCCGCTTTTTCTCCTATTACAGCAAGCGGATTATTGATCTCATGGGCAATGCCAGCCGCCATTTTGCTGAGTGCTATCATTTTGTTTGATTGAAGAACCATGTCCGATGTCATGGCATTTTGTTTGTCTGTATCAATGAGTCTCTTGATCAGAATATTTGTGGTTATAACCGACCCTGAAATTATAAAAAGAAGGCCGATGAAAGTCAGGAAAGCCGTCCAGTATTTTTCATGGAGGATTGGAGAAAGAAGCTCGTTTGGATCTTCAGACAGCACCAATATCCACTTATTGGTTTTTATCTGTATGGCACAGTAAAATCTTTCTTTTCCTTCGTAGCTGAACTTTTCGGTTCTAGCAATTGATGTTGATGAATAGTCCGGGCAATTAGGTGTTTCAAGATAATTGCCCCCAAGTCTGGGTTTTGTCTGGAGACTATTATTCTTGTTTATAATGAAGGCATCACCGCTTGACCCGATCCAGGCTTTCTGCACAATTTCGTCTATTGTTTCAAGATTGATTGTGACCCTTAGAATCCATGACCTGTTATCTTCCCTAACAAGGACAGCAATTATGAAATGAGGCAGTTTTCTGAAGCCCATGAAAATATCACTGACATATATTCCGTTGTTCATCACTGCATTGAACCATGGTTCGTTTTTGTAGTTAACAGCCTTAAGTATGCTGTAATATGGCCCTACATATGCGACGTGCTTGCCTTCGTTGTCTATTATTCCAATGTCCATATATGACTTGGAATTTGTCTGCATTATATTGAAAACTTTATTCAAATAGGTTTCGTTTGTAAGCTGTTCAAAGGAGTTTGTGTTCGCTATTGTTACAAGCTGGGAAATCCTTTCATCGAAAAAAAGATCTATTGCCCCCTTGCGGTTCTCGGCAGTAGTTTTTATCGATTCAATGACTTTTTCCGTGTAAACATTATTGAAGTGCGAATAAATAGAGATGCTTATGAAAAGGAGTGGCAGAACGGAAAAAAAGATTTTTGTAATATTGTTCTGCCACCAGAGTTTTCTGTAATCTCTTTTAAGCATTATTCCACCAAAGTCTGTTTTTAAACATTCTGATCATTATATCTTGAAACCAGGTATCCTGGCTTCACATCCCTGTAAACTCCCACGAGGGCAGTTGAATTTTCATATCCGGCATTGTCTACTTCAATTTTTGCGATATAATCGCCGTGGTCTGTAAGAAGGCTGATTATATCACCATTGTTGAGGCCGTGTTTTTTTCCGAGTCCGAAGTATATTTCAAACCCTTTTTCAACTTTTGAAATTCTGTAAATTTCCGCCTGACCGTTTTCGGCCATTATAAATTCAAGTATGCTTGATATCTTGTAGTTTGCTGCTCCGCCTATCAGAATCATCGGGAAAAACACGGCAAAGACAATCCACGGTGAAACCCCTGTGGTCCGAGTTATCATGGAAAATGACCCTGCCTGAAGCGCCTTTGCATCCTCATAAACATTTATCGTATAATTGGACAGTTTTTCGAATTTTTTTAGATCTTTGGGTTTTATATTTTTAAGATCAGGGTATTTGATGCTGATCCTGTAAGTTCCTGATTGAAGATTCTGGGGCGCAGCTACTTTAGCTCTCCACATGCCTTCGCCGAACCAGAACCCGGAATATAGCTTCTGATCAAATTCAAGTTTCAGATCAGGATTGGTGCTTTGATACATCAGATCCGAAGATGCCTTGGCGCTGCCGTAAAGGCGCCCGTTGATGTCCACTGATGAACCTGTAATAACGTCAAGACTGTTTGACGGCCTTCTGTAAGAAGAGACAAGGACGTCAAAAATACCAGAGAAAGCCAGTATTCCGGCAACTAAACATATCTTGCCAAGTATTGCCCTGGTCTTGAGAAGTTTTTTTAGATCCATGTGTCTTTACCTTTGTTTAAAAAGTTGAGACAGCGGCGTTGGAGGAGGAGGCACCGCTGTCTCATTTTAGGGAGAATTACATTTAACTATTTTTTGAATATATCTGTTTTACTTACATTCATCAGGCGTTCGGCTTTTCCCGGCTCTTTATAGTATATCCTTATTTCATCACCGGCATCCCATGTTTCATCCTTCATTGCAAAGTACTCTTCGGGGAGGGAGAGTTTTACAAGAAGTTCCTGACGTTTCGAATAAATTTCTATGGTCTTTGCGTTCTTATCAACTATTGGAAATTTTTTATCCTTTACAAGAGGATTGTCTTTTTTTACCTTTTCCTTTTTATCCACAGGTGTGTAAGGAATTTCCTTGATCTGCTGTGAAGCCATATCAAAGATTGTAATAGTATTCTTGTCAGTGTCGAGCTTGAGCCTCTGTCCGACCTTTGGAGCAGGCCCCATTTCGTTTTCATCGGATGGGATCGTGTACACATCCGGAGGAAGAATGCTGTAGTCAGGCTTTCCTGGTATAGCCGTCTTATCTTCGATGAATGTTACTTTTTTTGCATCCTTATCAAAAGCTACAACCCTGCCCTGTACGACCTTGCCCATTTCGTTGCAGCCAACGAGCATAAGCATGGCTGCTGCTGTTATGAATCCGGCAAACTTTTTCATATATGATCTCCTTGTATCCAGATTAATGCTATTTATTCTTTGCAGCAACTTCAGCCTTTGCGCCCTGAACCATTTTAACGAATATGTATGCAGACATGCAGAACACGAGCCCAAGAACAAGGACTGTAGCCGAGTTGTTGCAAAGTGCTGCATATGCAGGGTACATTTTGGCAAGAAGCTTGAGAAGAACCGAGAGACCGCAGCCTATTACAGCAAGCCCGAAAGCTATTCTTATGCCATAGCCCTTTATGTATTTTGTTGCGACTGTTCCAACCTGAGCGCCGACAGCTGCACCTACGAGCATGATTACAGCAGCCACAAGTTCGGTACGTCCTTTCATCGTGTATGTGAAAGCGCCGTAGAGACCGGAGATCATAACTTCAAAGAGGTCAGTTCCAACTGCTACGTGTGTAGGGCAGCCGATGAGATATATAAGGGCAGGCATGCGGATGAGACCTCCGCCGATTCCAAGTATACCAGCGACCCAGCCTGTGAGAAAGCTGATGAGAATTGGAAGCCATGCAGTACATGTGATCTGGGCTGCTTCAAAGTGAATCATTGGCGGGATTTTAATCTTGTGCAGGGTTTTATGCCATTCAATACCTGTTGAAAGAGCATCAACTTCTTTGCCGCTTGCAATAGCTTCCCTGTCTTTCTTTTTCTTTTTCGCGACGTCTGCAAAAACCATCCAGGCAATAAGAGTAAGGAGTACGAGATAT encodes:
- a CDS encoding roadblock/LC7 domain-containing protein; this encodes MDFTLELDKKQLDKIEQILEEELIELGVQSVILIDLAGNVIVNLDNGKTNHDVYSLAALAAGNFGAVSAMANIIGEQEFSLLFHKGETDSIHFSKVTQDLLLITIFSKDVSLGFLRLKVNEANRKIQAMF
- a CDS encoding response regulator; translated protein: MDEFKVLIVDDEDDFRETIVKRLKSRKIVAEGAEDGKKALELINDNVFDVIVLDVKMPGMDGIETLRRIKAKNPQIEVIMLTGHASVDFGIKGMQLGAFDYVMKPAPLHDLLDKIRQAYDKKKGLVS
- a CDS encoding sensor histidine kinase → MLKRDYRKLWWQNNITKIFFSVLPLLFISISIYSHFNNVYTEKVIESIKTTAENRKGAIDLFFDERISQLVTIANTNSFEQLTNETYLNKVFNIMQTNSKSYMDIGIIDNEGKHVAYVGPYYSILKAVNYKNEPWFNAVMNNGIYVSDIFMGFRKLPHFIIAVLVREDNRSWILRVTINLETIDEIVQKAWIGSSGDAFIINKNNSLQTKPRLGGNYLETPNCPDYSSTSIARTEKFSYEGKERFYCAIQIKTNKWILVLSEDPNELLSPILHEKYWTAFLTFIGLLFIISGSVITTNILIKRLIDTDKQNAMTSDMVLQSNKMIALSKMAAGIAHEINNPLAVIGEKAGWIKDLIMEEDIAKSENFQEFSEAVDKIELHVERARKVTHRLLGFARRMEPAREKVDVNRMLDETTGFLENEAKFMNIEIIKNFSDDVPVITSDLSQLQQVVLNLLNNAFDAIDHEGSITVSTDFDEQACEALISIADTGPGIPKAIMNKIFDPFFTTKEVGKGTGLGLSISYSIIEKLGGKIKVNSNEGIGTVFTIVLPANQG
- a CDS encoding DUF4881 domain-containing protein, which produces MKKFAGFITAAAMLMLVGCNEMGKVVQGRVVAFDKDAKKVTFIEDKTAIPGKPDYSILPPDVYTIPSDENEMGPAPKVGQRLKLDTDKNTITIFDMASQQIKEIPYTPVDKKEKVKKDNPLVKDKKFPIVDKNAKTIEIYSKRQELLVKLSLPEEYFAMKDETWDAGDEIRIYYKEPGKAERLMNVSKTDIFKK
- a CDS encoding sulfite exporter TauE/SafE family protein, whose protein sequence is MDWLYVLMPISGVTIFWPGLIILGVGVGIIGGFFGMGGAWMVTPGLNILGFPMAFAIGTDIAHMAGKSLISTMRHGKFGNVDYKLGLIMLVGTIVGFEAGAQMVMWLERIGNVEAVVRWLYLVLLTLIAWMVFADVAKKKKKDREAIASGKEVDALSTGIEWHKTLHKIKIPPMIHFEAAQITCTAWLPILISFLTGWVAGILGIGGGLIRMPALIYLIGCPTHVAVGTDLFEVMISGLYGAFTYTMKGRTELVAAVIMLVGAAVGAQVGTVATKYIKGYGIRIAFGLAVIGCGLSVLLKLLAKMYPAYAALCNNSATVLVLGLVFCMSAYIFVKMVQGAKAEVAAKNK